One region of Peptococcaceae bacterium 1198_IL3148 genomic DNA includes:
- a CDS encoding ABC transporter ATP-binding protein, whose product MSNKHQPRVKHGHGGPRMAMPVEKSKDFKGTFRRLVKYLKPFQRQLILVFLATILSSIFNILSPKVLGLAITKIFEGMMMKLNGAPGAGIDFHYIMQILAILAGLYFTSSIFSYVQQYIIIGVTQKTVFTLRNEVNDKLPRLPIKFFDTHSHGEILSRVTNDVDNISSTLQQSITQFISAIVTLVGVIIMMLTISPLLTLIIMLTLPFYVLVTKALASRSQKQFADQQQALGEISGHVEEMFTGHQIVKAFGLEQQSIAEFNKINEKLYRSGWKAQFISGSIMPLMNLIGNLAYVLISVIGGIFVTQQTLKIGDIQAFIQYSRQFTQPITQTANIANIIQSTVASAERIFELLDEPEEIPDKKDAKTIHSPQGAVEFQEVKFGYQPGQPLMTNMNIQVKPGQVIAIVGPTGAGKTTLINLLMRFYELDDGKITIDGINIRDMKREHLRSMFGMVLQDTWLFNGTIRDNIAYGRTGATEQDVVRAAKAANADHFIRTLPDGYNTMLNEEASNISQGQKQLLTIARALLADPTILVLDEATSSVDTRTEIFIQRAMTKLMKGRTSFVIAHRLSTIRHADLILVMNNGTIIEQGNHQQLLDKGGFYAELYQSQFTGAGANC is encoded by the coding sequence ATGAGTAACAAGCATCAACCAAGGGTAAAGCACGGCCACGGCGGGCCAAGAATGGCTATGCCGGTGGAAAAAAGCAAGGATTTTAAAGGGACATTTCGCCGACTGGTGAAATATTTAAAGCCTTTCCAAAGACAATTGATATTAGTTTTTTTAGCAACGATACTAAGCTCAATTTTTAATATTTTGAGCCCCAAAGTCCTTGGCTTAGCCATTACTAAAATTTTTGAAGGTATGATGATGAAATTGAACGGTGCCCCCGGTGCTGGCATAGATTTCCATTACATCATGCAAATTCTTGCTATTTTGGCCGGGTTATATTTTACCAGTTCGATTTTTTCCTATGTACAGCAATATATCATCATCGGAGTGACCCAAAAAACAGTTTTTACGCTGCGCAACGAGGTCAATGACAAACTGCCCCGGTTGCCCATTAAATTTTTTGACACCCACAGCCACGGCGAAATTCTTAGTCGCGTTACCAATGATGTGGATAACATCAGTTCCACCTTACAACAAAGCATCACCCAATTTATTTCTGCCATTGTGACGTTGGTGGGGGTAATCATCATGATGCTAACCATCAGTCCCCTGCTAACACTGATTATTATGCTCACACTACCCTTTTATGTGCTGGTGACTAAAGCGCTGGCCAGCAGGTCGCAAAAGCAATTTGCCGATCAACAACAGGCGTTGGGCGAAATAAGCGGTCACGTAGAAGAAATGTTCACCGGCCATCAAATAGTCAAAGCCTTCGGCCTTGAGCAACAGTCCATCGCTGAATTTAACAAGATAAATGAAAAACTTTACCGCTCAGGTTGGAAAGCCCAATTCATCTCCGGCAGTATTATGCCGCTGATGAACCTAATTGGCAACCTCGCCTATGTACTGATCTCGGTGATCGGCGGTATATTTGTCACCCAACAAACGCTGAAAATTGGCGATATTCAAGCCTTTATCCAATATTCGCGGCAGTTTACCCAACCCATCACCCAAACGGCCAATATTGCCAATATTATTCAGTCCACCGTTGCCTCGGCAGAGCGAATTTTTGAACTGTTGGATGAGCCAGAAGAAATTCCAGACAAAAAAGATGCCAAAACAATCCACTCTCCCCAAGGGGCAGTGGAATTTCAAGAGGTAAAGTTTGGTTATCAACCAGGTCAGCCTCTAATGACAAACATGAATATCCAGGTTAAACCAGGACAGGTTATTGCCATTGTGGGACCCACCGGAGCGGGCAAAACCACTCTGATCAATTTGCTGATGCGTTTTTACGAGCTGGATGATGGAAAAATAACCATTGATGGCATAAACATTAGGGACATGAAGCGAGAGCATTTGCGCAGTATGTTTGGCATGGTACTACAAGACACCTGGCTCTTTAACGGCACCATTCGGGATAATATCGCCTATGGTCGCACCGGTGCAACGGAGCAAGATGTGGTTCGGGCCGCCAAGGCAGCCAACGCCGATCACTTTATTAGAACGTTGCCCGACGGTTACAACACCATGCTGAACGAAGAAGCCTCTAACATTTCCCAAGGGCAGAAGCAATTGTTAACCATTGCCCGAGCATTGCTGGCCGACCCTACGATACTGGTTCTAGACGAAGCCACCAGCAGTGTGGATACAAGGACAGAAATCTTTATTCAAAGGGCGATGACTAAATTGATGAAGGGTAGAACCAGCTTTGTCATTGCCCACCGGCTGTCCACCATTCGGCATGCGGATTTAATTCTAGTCATGAATAATGGCACCATTATTGAACAGGGCAATCACCAACAACTGCTGGATAAAGGTGGCTTTTATGCGGAGCTTTATCAAAGCCAATTTACCGGCGCTGGGGCAAACTGTTAA
- a CDS encoding cation acetate symporter: protein MQNSLSLLIVLISILLTISVAWYSRRWTRTTADFYVAGGKISWLANGLALLGDYLSAASFLGVAGAIAIFGIDRFWDGIGYFAGYMTVLFVVASALRNTGKFTVTDVLMARFNCRYIRVISAITTLIICTFYLVPQIIGAGGLFHLLLGWDYLFTMMVVGVLMALYVVLGGMRGTTYNQIIQGTMLWLVMMVIFILITIQHFDGNPLNIILQAQQTVPPQVSQQAGITALTPGVFSHDLINQLSFVLALFLGVAGLPHILTRLYTVPSAEDARKSLVLTLSGLAIFYVATCMVGLAAMIMLYPTLVGYLANGNTGLATNMVVPMLSQVVGGEFLMGLAAAGAMSAMLSTAAGLMISATTCLAHDLYAGIINPKANQEKQLRFAKTGSAMLSLIAIMLAVILRDQGISFLVVIAFGIGASTFAPVLILTIWWKDFTREGAIAAMCTGLFISLIFTGASFLEIPYLFNVPVLVNPALYSVVGAFLSAFTVSYLTQDKGVVQEFMSLAHINKQ from the coding sequence ATGCAAAATTCTTTATCATTGTTGATAGTACTAATTAGTATATTGCTAACAATCTCAGTGGCTTGGTATAGTAGGCGTTGGACCAGAACCACAGCCGATTTTTATGTGGCCGGAGGCAAAATCTCCTGGTTAGCCAATGGTTTAGCCTTGCTGGGTGATTATCTAAGCGCCGCCAGTTTTTTAGGTGTTGCCGGAGCAATCGCTATTTTTGGCATCGACCGGTTCTGGGATGGCATTGGCTACTTTGCCGGTTATATGACAGTGCTGTTTGTGGTCGCCTCTGCCTTGCGCAACACCGGTAAGTTTACCGTTACCGATGTGCTAATGGCGAGATTTAACTGTAGATACATCAGAGTAATTTCAGCCATAACCACATTAATTATCTGCACCTTTTACCTGGTGCCACAAATCATTGGCGCCGGAGGGTTGTTCCATCTGCTACTGGGCTGGGACTATTTGTTTACCATGATGGTGGTGGGTGTTTTAATGGCCCTTTATGTGGTGTTGGGTGGAATGCGCGGAACCACCTATAACCAAATTATCCAAGGAACGATGCTTTGGTTGGTAATGATGGTTATCTTCATCCTCATTACAATCCAACACTTCGATGGCAACCCGTTAAATATCATCCTACAGGCGCAACAAACTGTGCCGCCACAGGTGTCTCAGCAGGCTGGAATCACCGCATTAACACCAGGGGTCTTTTCCCATGATTTAATAAACCAACTGAGTTTCGTGCTGGCACTTTTTTTAGGGGTTGCTGGTTTACCTCACATTCTTACCCGATTATACACTGTACCCAGCGCAGAGGATGCCAGAAAAAGCCTGGTTCTCACGCTGAGTGGATTAGCGATCTTTTATGTTGCCACCTGCATGGTTGGTTTAGCTGCCATGATTATGCTTTACCCTACCCTGGTTGGATATTTAGCCAACGGAAATACCGGATTAGCCACTAACATGGTGGTACCTATGCTAAGCCAAGTTGTGGGTGGTGAGTTTTTAATGGGCCTGGCTGCTGCCGGAGCAATGTCTGCTATGCTAAGCACCGCTGCCGGCCTAATGATATCTGCCACCACTTGTCTGGCCCACGACCTTTATGCAGGCATTATCAATCCTAAAGCTAATCAGGAAAAACAATTGAGATTTGCCAAAACCGGTTCTGCAATGCTTTCATTAATTGCCATCATGTTAGCGGTTATATTAAGGGATCAAGGAATTTCTTTTCTGGTGGTCATCGCCTTTGGTATCGGCGCCAGCACCTTCGCACCGGTATTAATTTTAACCATCTGGTGGAAGGACTTTACCAGAGAGGGAGCCATTGCCGCAATGTGTACCGGGTTATTTATCAGTCTTATTTTTACCGGCGCCAGTTTTTTAGAGATACCCTACTTATTTAATGTCCCAGTCTTGGTTAATCCCGCCCTTTACAGCGTTGTGGGTGCTTTTCTCAGCGCCTTTACAGTCAGTTATTTGACTCAAGACAAAGGGGTTGTTCAGGAATTTATGTCTTTAGCCCATATTAATAAACAATAA
- a CDS encoding site-2 protease family protein → MEVNPQENLSESIDASAKKKKNGWLSKFGLLGALLAVTKFGKLAAIAKVLFAALKASKFAATFISMAATVVIYAQFYGWLLALGFIIAIFIHESGHVVASKKVGLDVSAPMFIPFFGAFIAMKELPKSVKQEAISAIGGPVAGALVAAVCLLLWDITGSLYWVGLAYLTAFLNLFNLLPLGMLDGGRITKALSPVIWVIGIVGAVILMLKLHAYILLLVLVLGVMELVSMIKNRHQMATYLQVEPQFRFKIGLAYLLLITILVGMMMYSLDLSQQFIGSMG, encoded by the coding sequence TTGGAAGTCAATCCCCAAGAAAACTTGTCGGAAAGTATAGATGCGTCTGCCAAAAAGAAAAAGAATGGCTGGCTATCCAAGTTTGGGCTGCTGGGCGCACTGTTGGCGGTCACTAAATTCGGCAAGTTGGCTGCCATTGCCAAGGTGCTTTTCGCTGCTTTGAAGGCTTCTAAATTTGCTGCTACATTTATCAGCATGGCGGCAACGGTGGTTATTTATGCCCAGTTTTATGGCTGGCTTCTTGCCCTAGGTTTTATAATAGCCATTTTTATTCATGAAAGTGGCCATGTGGTGGCATCCAAAAAAGTGGGACTGGATGTATCGGCGCCGATGTTTATACCTTTTTTTGGTGCCTTTATCGCCATGAAAGAACTGCCCAAAAGCGTTAAGCAGGAAGCAATTTCTGCCATTGGTGGCCCTGTGGCTGGTGCTTTGGTGGCGGCAGTTTGTTTGTTGTTGTGGGACATCACCGGATCGCTCTATTGGGTTGGGTTAGCCTATCTAACGGCCTTTTTAAACCTGTTTAATTTATTGCCCTTGGGAATGTTGGATGGTGGCAGAATTACCAAAGCACTATCCCCAGTGATTTGGGTGATAGGTATTGTTGGGGCGGTTATTCTGATGCTTAAATTGCATGCCTATATCTTGTTACTGGTATTGGTTCTCGGTGTGATGGAGTTGGTGTCGATGATTAAAAACCGACATCAAATGGCAACTTACTTGCAAGTAGAACCGCAGTTTCGCTTTAAAATTGGTTTAGCCTATTTGTTGTTGATAACTATACTGGTGGGGATGATGATGTACTCGCTGGATTTATCACAGCAATTTATTGGTTCAATGGGATAA
- a CDS encoding universal stress protein, translating into MDKILVAVDGYEPSLGAVKKAIELASMYNAEVIALKVQENSPLLMAEKKYEATRTTGIIYDDVLNLVTEYARQKKVRLQTIEFTGVVAGTILQISRNHKVDIIVMGDTARSGLEKMHFGSVAESVLKRSHVPVLVVKRGTVDISDIRQLAMEHKKMPMVNKDASSPLLKESWSKNFFLSFGFLTAFMLLYFTTAIINTTSFQTTAGILLLNVPLGVWLSFMIFPASLTLCWFYLRLGR; encoded by the coding sequence ATGGATAAAATATTAGTGGCCGTGGATGGTTATGAACCTTCCTTAGGCGCAGTGAAAAAAGCAATCGAGCTGGCATCGATGTACAATGCAGAGGTTATTGCGTTAAAGGTGCAGGAAAATTCACCGCTTTTAATGGCTGAGAAGAAATACGAAGCCACCCGTACCACTGGGATAATTTATGATGACGTTTTAAATTTAGTGACAGAGTATGCTCGGCAGAAAAAAGTGCGCCTTCAGACCATTGAATTTACCGGGGTAGTTGCCGGTACAATTCTACAGATCAGTCGCAATCACAAAGTAGACATCATTGTCATGGGTGACACCGCCCGCAGCGGTCTGGAGAAAATGCACTTCGGCAGCGTGGCAGAAAGTGTGTTAAAACGCTCTCATGTGCCGGTACTGGTCGTCAAAAGAGGCACTGTTGATATATCAGACATCCGGCAATTGGCAATGGAACATAAAAAAATGCCAATGGTCAATAAAGACGCATCTTCACCTCTGTTAAAGGAAAGCTGGAGTAAAAACTTTTTTCTTTCCTTTGGCTTTTTAACAGCCTTCATGCTTCTTTATTTCACCACTGCCATAATCAACACCACGTCGTTTCAAACCACCGCCGGAATATTATTGCTGAATGTGCCGCTGGGAGTTTGGCTTAGCTTCATGATATTTCCGGCATCATTAACACTCTGTTGGTTTTACTTGCGTTTAGGGAGGTAG
- a CDS encoding ABC transporter ATP-binding protein, protein MLKLLRYLKPYKWAVLSILMLTFLQSISQLYLPTLMADIVDVGIVNGDINYITDVGVIMLLVALVITAATICASYLSAKTALGFSTTLRRDIFAQVESFSLTEFDKFGTASLITRTTNDITQIQRVMIMMLRMALGAPLMMVGGVIMAVSTDAKLSLIIIAGVPILVATIYTITKKAMPLFKLLQMKLDQLSLVMREGLTGIRVIRAFNRTAYEQQRFHQANWNFTVTAVKVNRIMATIMPVMTIVLNFTIVAVIWFGSMRIDSGHLQVGDLMAFIQYIMHIMFSLMMVSMIFVMIPRAQASAIRINEVLETKPEIQDAALVKQAAHKKGWVEFKDVTFSYPGAEKPAISNISFKTGPGETTAIIGGTGSGKSTLISLIPRFYDVDSGQVLVDGIDVREMAQQHLRSKIGYVPQRAILFSGTIADNLSYGKEGATPEELTQAANTAQATEFIGNLPGGLQAEISQGGTNLSGGQKQRLAIARALVRKPEIYVFDDSFSALDFKTDACLRTALKKETANATVIIVAQRVSTVMHADQIIVLDKGKIVGIGKHQQLLNTCSVYQEIVSSQLSEEDLA, encoded by the coding sequence ATGCTAAAATTGCTACGCTATTTAAAACCATATAAATGGGCTGTACTTAGCATTTTAATGCTGACTTTTTTACAGTCAATTTCTCAATTGTATTTGCCGACACTGATGGCTGATATCGTTGACGTCGGCATTGTCAACGGTGACATCAATTACATCACCGATGTTGGTGTTATCATGCTATTGGTGGCTTTGGTGATCACCGCTGCCACCATTTGTGCCAGTTATTTATCTGCTAAAACCGCCCTGGGATTTAGCACCACGTTGCGCCGGGACATTTTTGCCCAGGTGGAAAGTTTTTCGCTCACAGAGTTTGACAAATTCGGCACCGCCTCACTAATCACCAGAACCACCAACGACATCACTCAAATTCAACGGGTAATGATCATGATGCTGCGCATGGCCTTAGGGGCGCCACTAATGATGGTGGGCGGTGTAATTATGGCGGTGTCAACCGATGCCAAACTGTCATTAATTATCATTGCCGGTGTACCAATATTGGTGGCAACCATTTATACCATCACCAAAAAAGCAATGCCACTTTTCAAACTACTGCAGATGAAACTTGATCAATTGAGTTTAGTCATGCGGGAAGGTTTAACGGGCATTAGAGTAATCCGTGCCTTTAATCGAACTGCTTACGAGCAACAACGCTTTCATCAAGCCAACTGGAATTTCACTGTCACTGCGGTTAAGGTCAATAGAATTATGGCCACCATTATGCCAGTAATGACAATTGTCCTTAACTTTACCATCGTGGCGGTAATTTGGTTTGGCAGCATGCGTATTGATAGCGGTCACTTGCAAGTGGGGGATTTAATGGCCTTTATTCAATATATCATGCACATTATGTTTTCATTAATGATGGTTTCAATGATATTTGTGATGATTCCCCGGGCTCAGGCCTCGGCCATTAGGATTAACGAAGTGCTAGAAACCAAGCCGGAAATCCAAGATGCAGCTCTGGTTAAACAGGCTGCCCACAAAAAAGGTTGGGTGGAATTTAAAGACGTCACCTTCAGTTATCCCGGCGCTGAAAAACCCGCCATTAGCAACATCTCCTTTAAAACCGGCCCCGGAGAAACCACCGCCATTATCGGCGGTACCGGTTCAGGAAAATCAACATTAATCAGTCTGATCCCTCGGTTTTACGACGTTGACAGTGGTCAAGTATTGGTAGATGGCATTGATGTGCGGGAAATGGCTCAACAACATTTGCGCTCTAAAATTGGTTATGTACCCCAAAGGGCAATATTGTTCAGCGGTACCATAGCTGATAATCTCAGCTATGGTAAGGAAGGCGCCACCCCAGAAGAGCTGACCCAAGCAGCCAACACTGCCCAAGCAACCGAATTCATTGGCAACCTGCCGGGCGGTTTGCAGGCTGAAATTAGCCAAGGTGGCACCAATCTTTCCGGCGGCCAAAAACAACGGTTGGCCATCGCCCGGGCGCTGGTGAGAAAACCTGAGATTTATGTTTTTGACGATAGCTTCTCGGCTCTGGACTTTAAAACCGATGCCTGCCTAAGAACCGCTCTGAAAAAAGAAACCGCTAACGCCACTGTAATTATCGTTGCCCAAAGGGTTAGTACCGTCATGCACGCAGACCAAATTATTGTATTGGACAAAGGCAAAATTGTAGGTATAGGCAAACACCAACAGCTGTTAAATACTTGTTCAGTATATCAAGAAATTGTATCCTCGCAACTTTCAGAGGAGGATTTAGCATGA
- a CDS encoding MATE family efflux transporter, which translates to MQPTWSLREKGQQLLTILWPIFITQLMIYSMSLVDTIMSGHAGTNDLAGVAIGSSLWTPIFSGVTGVLIATTPIIAQHLGANRRDKIPFTVIQGIYIAIAISLFIIMGGTFVLKPILSNMNLDAPVRDIAYHYLMGLSIGIAPLFIYTILRCFIESLGKTRITMMITLTSLPINVTLNYLLIFGKLGFPRLGGAGAGYATGITYWCILLITLWTVHKVKPFADYQVFKKWHPISLTAWKNQLQLGIPIGLSIFFEGSFFAAVTLLMSQYSTITIAAHQAAMNFASFLYMVPLSISMALTIAVGYEVGAKRYQDAKQYSFLGLGIALGLAVCCGVAILLFKEQVAGLYTQDRAVLQLSQQFLMFAIFFQLSDAIVTPVQGILRGYKDVNIASIVTFTSFWIVGLPLGHILSTYGSWGAFGYWIGFIVGLAIGAVFLLSRMVILQRKVVARRLKPVC; encoded by the coding sequence ATGCAACCCACCTGGTCTTTACGAGAAAAGGGACAACAGTTACTAACTATTTTATGGCCCATTTTTATTACCCAGTTAATGATTTATTCAATGAGCTTAGTCGATACAATCATGTCCGGTCACGCAGGCACCAACGACCTAGCAGGAGTCGCCATTGGTTCCAGTCTTTGGACACCAATTTTTTCTGGCGTAACCGGCGTCCTAATTGCCACCACCCCCATTATCGCTCAACATTTGGGGGCTAACCGCCGGGATAAAATCCCCTTTACAGTGATACAGGGAATTTATATAGCCATCGCTATTTCTCTATTTATCATAATGGGCGGCACCTTCGTTCTAAAGCCGATTTTGTCCAACATGAACCTAGATGCTCCAGTACGAGATATCGCTTATCATTATTTAATGGGTTTATCCATTGGCATTGCACCGCTGTTTATCTATACCATATTGCGCTGTTTTATTGAATCATTGGGAAAAACCAGAATAACTATGATGATTACTCTAACGTCACTACCAATAAACGTAACGCTAAATTATTTATTAATCTTCGGCAAACTAGGCTTTCCCCGTTTGGGCGGAGCAGGTGCCGGATATGCCACAGGCATAACCTATTGGTGTATACTGCTGATTACCCTCTGGACGGTACATAAAGTGAAGCCCTTTGCCGATTACCAGGTGTTTAAAAAGTGGCACCCCATTTCTTTAACAGCTTGGAAAAATCAGCTCCAATTGGGGATTCCCATCGGCCTATCAATATTTTTTGAGGGGAGCTTTTTTGCCGCCGTCACACTGCTAATGAGTCAGTACAGCACCATTACCATCGCCGCCCACCAAGCCGCGATGAACTTTGCTTCCTTCCTATACATGGTGCCATTAAGCATTTCGATGGCCTTAACCATTGCAGTGGGATATGAAGTGGGGGCAAAAAGGTACCAAGATGCTAAACAGTACAGTTTTTTGGGCCTTGGCATCGCTTTAGGACTGGCGGTTTGTTGCGGTGTCGCCATCCTGCTCTTTAAAGAACAGGTAGCCGGTTTATATACCCAAGATAGGGCGGTACTGCAGCTAAGCCAACAATTTCTAATGTTCGCCATCTTTTTTCAATTATCAGACGCCATCGTTACTCCAGTGCAAGGCATATTGCGGGGCTATAAAGATGTAAACATTGCCTCGATAGTTACCTTTACTTCGTTCTGGATAGTGGGGTTACCACTGGGCCATATCCTGTCCACCTACGGCTCCTGGGGAGCCTTCGGTTATTGGATTGGGTTCATCGTGGGGCTGGCCATTGGAGCGGTTTTCTTACTAAGTCGGATGGTCATACTGCAACGAAAAGTGGTGGCCAGGAGATTAAAACCAGTTTGCTAA
- the dinB gene encoding DNA polymerase IV produces MKERVILLVDMNSFFASVHQALEPALRGKAVIVCGDPRKRHGIVLAASYEAKRPYGVKTGMTVNEARSLCPHGIFVSPQYQHYFSFSSRIVNILRDFSPLVEPFSIDESFVDISGSLGLLGQPIEIACNIKKRIKTEVGVTCSVGIGPNKLLAKMACGLQKPDGLTAVSKEEVPLKIWPLPIRELFGVGKRYEKHLHALNIKTIGQLANFPVKILTSKFGMMGEILHLSANGIDYSPVDPTSLENVKSIGNQITLPQDYEGFEEIKVVILELAEQVCYRARMANYSGKTVSLTLRDHFLTTKSHAITMPQPSNITSEVYQVAVSLMKKHWPNDVKVRSVGVTLSNLTTDGNRQLDLVSDVLRQENLEKACDTIKNRWGYDAIKRAVSLTDLGVYYERKKTR; encoded by the coding sequence ATGAAAGAAAGAGTTATTTTATTGGTGGATATGAATAGTTTTTTTGCTTCAGTGCATCAGGCTCTGGAGCCTGCATTGCGGGGTAAAGCGGTAATTGTTTGCGGCGATCCCCGCAAAAGGCATGGCATCGTGCTGGCTGCTTCTTATGAAGCCAAACGGCCCTACGGGGTTAAAACCGGCATGACAGTAAATGAAGCCCGCAGTCTATGCCCCCATGGCATTTTTGTTTCACCTCAATACCAACACTATTTTAGTTTTTCCAGCCGAATAGTAAATATTTTGCGGGATTTCAGCCCACTGGTGGAACCCTTCAGCATTGACGAATCCTTTGTAGATATCAGTGGTTCTTTGGGGTTATTAGGACAGCCAATTGAAATTGCCTGCAATATCAAAAAACGAATTAAAACAGAAGTGGGGGTTACTTGCAGTGTTGGCATTGGCCCTAATAAGTTGCTGGCTAAAATGGCTTGTGGTTTACAAAAACCAGATGGGTTAACAGCGGTGAGCAAAGAGGAGGTGCCGTTAAAAATTTGGCCATTACCGATACGGGAATTGTTTGGGGTGGGCAAAAGATATGAAAAACATTTACACGCTTTAAACATTAAAACCATTGGCCAGTTGGCTAATTTCCCAGTAAAAATATTAACCAGCAAATTTGGGATGATGGGAGAAATTTTACACTTATCAGCCAATGGTATTGACTATAGCCCGGTGGATCCCACCAGTTTGGAAAATGTGAAAAGCATTGGCAATCAAATTACATTGCCCCAAGATTATGAAGGCTTCGAAGAAATAAAGGTGGTTATTTTGGAACTGGCCGAACAAGTTTGTTATCGAGCCCGAATGGCCAACTACTCCGGAAAAACTGTTTCCTTAACTTTAAGGGATCATTTTTTAACCACCAAAAGTCACGCCATCACCATGCCGCAACCCTCCAATATCACCAGCGAGGTTTACCAAGTGGCAGTATCTTTAATGAAAAAGCACTGGCCCAACGACGTTAAGGTTAGGTCGGTGGGAGTAACCCTTTCCAATCTAACCACCGATGGCAACCGCCAGTTGGACTTGGTTAGTGATGTGCTACGTCAAGAAAATTTAGAAAAAGCTTGTGATACCATTAAAAACCGTTGGGGGTACGATGCCATTAAACGGGCAGTATCCTTAACAGATTTAGGAGTTTATTATGAGCGGAAGAAAACTAGATAA
- a CDS encoding HD domain-containing phosphohydrolase: protein MKTCTKTVNVKNKYFLIFSYILSVTIAIIVYVTGGTTKVYANLMYFPIAIVASTNGKKHGVIHAAVSALLVGNIMPLDVDLNISQDSINWILRLIIYTTIAYVIGFFAEYYRREFEKNRNKDKEIAETQLATIYSLVKLSESRDDETGAHIERVALFCKLLASELRNLPQYQDYINDDYVDNIFKASPLHDIGKVGIPDSILLKPGKLSTEEFEIMKTHTVIGANTLLEVKKKYPDNKFLELGISITRFHHERWDGSGYPDGLSGQDIPLSARIMAIVDVYDALRSKRVYKEAHSHEESMKIIKQGEGSHFDPEILQVFVQNEARFNAIYEQLNKGEVDFEHSNLWC from the coding sequence GTGAAAACTTGTACTAAAACGGTGAATGTGAAAAATAAATACTTTCTAATTTTTTCATACATATTATCTGTGACAATAGCAATTATTGTTTATGTTACCGGAGGAACAACTAAAGTCTATGCAAATTTAATGTACTTCCCCATCGCCATTGTGGCGTCAACAAATGGTAAAAAACACGGCGTTATACACGCAGCGGTAAGTGCATTGTTAGTGGGAAATATCATGCCACTAGATGTAGATTTAAATATAAGTCAAGATTCGATAAACTGGATACTGAGATTAATCATTTATACAACAATTGCATATGTAATTGGATTTTTTGCTGAATATTACCGGCGTGAGTTTGAGAAAAATCGCAACAAAGACAAAGAAATTGCAGAGACGCAACTGGCCACCATCTATTCTTTGGTAAAATTATCAGAATCTCGGGATGATGAAACCGGTGCTCATATAGAAAGGGTAGCATTATTTTGCAAACTGTTGGCCAGTGAGTTGCGCAATCTACCTCAATACCAAGATTATATCAATGATGATTATGTTGATAATATATTTAAAGCCAGTCCATTACATGATATCGGCAAAGTGGGGATACCGGATAGTATTTTGCTTAAGCCAGGCAAACTCTCTACAGAAGAATTTGAAATTATGAAAACTCACACAGTGATAGGAGCTAACACCTTGTTAGAGGTGAAGAAAAAATACCCCGATAATAAGTTTTTAGAACTGGGGATTAGTATCACTCGTTTTCATCATGAAAGGTGGGATGGTTCTGGATATCCTGATGGCTTATCAGGACAAGATATTCCTTTGTCAGCAAGAATAATGGCCATTGTAGATGTATATGATGCCCTAAGGTCTAAGCGGGTATATAAAGAGGCCCATTCCCATGAAGAGAGCATGAAAATAATCAAACAGGGTGAGGGCAGTCATTTCGATCCAGAAATTTTGCAGGTTTTTGTTCAGAATGAAGCCAGATTTAATGCCATTTATGAACAATTAAATAAAGGAGAAGTGGATTTTGAACATTCAAATCTTTGGTGTTAA
- a CDS encoding XRE family transcriptional regulator, producing MTLGERIKQLRINNNLSVRQLAQQVGVTASFIYQLEQNKVSPSFSTLKSMATALKTNMSLLIEEELPEEWVLIRKNNRRRIATENEGMKLDMLAFLGTRNKKMQPLVFELETGDGEVELPVINGTHEDFIYIIQGKVEVTANNKGYVVEEGDAAYFMFDSPTAVKNVGDKKAVGLWVVSPPGI from the coding sequence ATGACACTGGGCGAGCGAATAAAACAACTGCGGATCAACAATAACCTCAGCGTAAGACAATTAGCGCAACAGGTAGGGGTTACGGCCAGCTTTATTTACCAATTAGAACAGAATAAGGTTTCTCCGTCCTTCTCCACGTTAAAAAGTATGGCGACTGCATTAAAAACTAACATGAGCCTACTGATTGAAGAAGAGTTACCTGAAGAATGGGTTTTAATCAGAAAGAATAACCGCCGGAGGATAGCCACCGAGAACGAAGGCATGAAGTTGGATATGCTAGCCTTTTTAGGCACCAGAAACAAAAAGATGCAACCGCTGGTGTTTGAATTGGAAACCGGTGATGGTGAGGTTGAGTTACCAGTGATTAATGGTACTCACGAAGATTTTATCTATATTATCCAAGGCAAGGTAGAGGTAACCGCTAATAATAAAGGTTACGTCGTTGAAGAAGGGGATGCTGCTTATTTTATGTTTGACAGCCCCACCGCAGTAAAAAATGTTGGTGACAAAAAAGCAGTTGGTTTATGGGTGGTTAGTCCACCTGGAATATAA